A genomic stretch from Candidatus Omnitrophota bacterium includes:
- the recG gene encoding ATP-dependent DNA helicase RecG: MQYDIIISMPVSIYDSIQFLKGVGPKRSKSFQALGINTIEDLLYYFPRRYQDWRDLRPISDLKEGDAATVKGKVCAVSGRTSWQRRGFNILEARIEDSTGRIRAVWFNQPYLKDYLKTGVSLVLHGKIEKYGHILQLASPEFEMITDEEEALSRGSILPVYPLSDKFSQRYFRKIIGSALDEFITRLKDPLPYDVRKRNSLLNSAQGLINIHFPRSDELQKEAYRRLSFEDFFLFEVPIIMKKASRPRRKAVRHNAGSPLLNDFIGSLSFRFTASQTQVLNEILADMSSDKIMQRLIQGDVGCGKTVVALCASLAAIDSGWQTAFMVPTEILARQHYAVISGFLDGLSRPGPKSKKLKIGLMTGALSAKSRREAVKQIKDGKVDLTIGTHSLIERDVVFERLGLIVIDEQHKFGVAQRKLLSEKNRSADTLIMTATPIPRTLAITLYGNLDISAISELPPGRGRIQTRHFAEGMRRQAYGLIKEELAKKRQAYIIYPIIDESYALDLNAAEKMFKQLSGVEFKDYRLGLIHGRIKQEQQNKTMEKFKAGEIDILVATSVLEVGIDVPDATVMLIEHCDRFGLSQLHQLRGRIGRSGYDSICLLMGEPKTEEARRRIDAIVNNIDGFKIAEEDLKIRGPGEFFGSRQHGLSELRIGNPLTQLHILKSARDEAARLIEADPELNLRQDQDLKAALERRYPGYREKQVVG; the protein is encoded by the coding sequence TTGCAGTATGATATAATCATTTCTATGCCTGTTTCAATCTACGATTCAATACAGTTCCTGAAAGGCGTGGGGCCCAAGAGGTCGAAGTCCTTCCAGGCGCTGGGTATCAATACGATAGAGGACCTGCTCTACTATTTTCCCCGAAGGTATCAGGATTGGCGCGATCTGCGGCCTATCAGCGATTTGAAAGAAGGCGATGCCGCTACCGTAAAGGGGAAGGTCTGCGCGGTTTCCGGCAGGACTTCCTGGCAGAGGCGCGGGTTTAACATCCTTGAAGCGCGGATAGAGGACTCTACCGGCAGGATCCGCGCCGTATGGTTCAACCAGCCATACCTCAAGGATTACCTGAAAACAGGGGTATCTTTAGTATTACACGGCAAGATAGAAAAATACGGCCATATTCTGCAGCTGGCCTCTCCGGAATTTGAGATGATTACCGACGAGGAGGAGGCGCTGAGCAGGGGGAGCATATTGCCGGTATATCCCTTGTCCGACAAGTTCAGCCAGAGGTATTTTCGCAAGATCATAGGGTCAGCGTTGGATGAATTCATTACCCGCCTAAAGGACCCGCTGCCCTATGACGTGCGCAAGCGCAACAGCCTGCTTAATTCAGCCCAGGGCCTTATCAATATCCACTTTCCGCGGTCAGACGAGTTACAGAAGGAGGCATACAGGCGGCTTTCTTTTGAGGATTTCTTTCTGTTTGAGGTGCCCATCATTATGAAGAAGGCATCCAGGCCGCGGAGGAAGGCGGTAAGGCATAATGCCGGCAGCCCTCTTCTCAATGATTTTATCGGCTCTTTGAGTTTCCGGTTTACCGCCTCGCAGACACAGGTACTCAACGAGATCCTGGCGGATATGTCATCGGATAAAATAATGCAGCGGCTTATTCAGGGCGATGTGGGCTGCGGCAAGACCGTGGTCGCGCTCTGCGCGTCTCTGGCCGCTATAGACAGCGGCTGGCAGACGGCCTTTATGGTCCCTACCGAGATACTGGCAAGGCAGCATTATGCCGTCATATCCGGGTTTCTGGACGGCCTTTCCCGGCCCGGGCCAAAAAGCAAAAAACTTAAAATAGGGCTGATGACAGGGGCATTGAGCGCCAAAAGCCGCCGGGAGGCCGTTAAGCAGATAAAGGATGGCAAGGTGGATCTGACTATCGGCACGCACAGCCTTATAGAGAGAGATGTCGTATTTGAACGGTTAGGCCTGATAGTCATAGATGAACAGCATAAATTCGGCGTGGCCCAGCGTAAGCTTTTGAGCGAAAAGAACAGGTCAGCCGATACCCTGATCATGACGGCAACGCCCATACCGCGCACCCTCGCCATAACCCTTTATGGCAACCTTGACATATCGGCCATATCCGAATTGCCGCCGGGAAGAGGCAGGATACAGACGCGCCATTTCGCCGAAGGCATGCGCCGGCAGGCCTATGGCTTGATCAAGGAAGAGCTGGCTAAGAAAAGGCAGGCGTACATCATATATCCTATAATAGATGAGTCCTACGCGCTGGACCTGAATGCCGCCGAAAAGATGTTTAAGCAGTTAAGCGGAGTTGAATTCAAGGACTACCGGCTGGGGCTTATCCATGGCAGAATAAAGCAGGAACAGCAGAATAAGACAATGGAGAAATTCAAGGCGGGGGAGATAGACATCCTTGTCGCCACCAGCGTGCTGGAGGTGGGGATTGACGTGCCTGACGCCACGGTCATGCTGATCGAGCATTGCGACAGGTTCGGTTTATCGCAGCTTCATCAGTTGAGGGGCCGTATAGGCAGAAGCGGGTACGATTCCATATGTTTATTGATGGGTGAGCCGAAAACAGAAGAGGCGCGCCGGAGGATAGACGCCATAGTCAATAATATTGACGGTTTCAAGATAGCCGAGGAGGATTTAAAGATCAGGGGGCCGGGAGAATTTTTTGGCAGCAGGCAGCATGGCCTGTCGGAACTGAGGATAGGCAATCCCCTGACGCAGCTGCATATATTAAAGTCGGCCAGGGATGAGGCAGCGCGGCTTATAGAGGCGGACCCTGAACTTAACCTGCGCCAGGATCAGGATCTGAAGGCGGCATTGGAGAGGCGGTATCCTGGTTACAGAGAAAAGCAGGTGGTGGGATAA
- the rsmD gene encoding 16S rRNA (guanine(966)-N(2))-methyltransferase RsmD, which produces MHIISGKYKGRTIKIPKGIRPTQNKVRKAVFDILADVSGLRVLELFAGSGAVGLEALSLGAAEAVFVEGRHSVAAVLRSNLSFLPEASYEVIPKDALKAIARLSDGGERFDLIFLDPPYYKGLAKKILQTISGYDIVSAAGNIVVQCFRKDELPRGEGRITCWKQARYGDTILAFYNIKHVSESDISRDI; this is translated from the coding sequence ATGCACATCATATCCGGCAAATATAAAGGGCGGACTATCAAAATCCCCAAAGGCATACGGCCTACGCAGAATAAGGTAAGGAAGGCCGTTTTTGACATACTTGCCGATGTCAGCGGGTTAAGGGTGCTTGAGCTGTTTGCCGGAAGCGGCGCCGTAGGGCTGGAGGCGCTTTCTTTGGGGGCAGCCGAAGCGGTCTTTGTGGAAGGCAGGCACAGCGTGGCCGCCGTGCTCAGGTCCAATCTGTCGTTCCTGCCGGAGGCATCTTACGAGGTGATACCCAAAGACGCGCTGAAGGCGATAGCCCGGCTTTCCGACGGGGGCGAAAGGTTCGACCTTATCTTCCTGGACCCTCCTTATTATAAGGGCCTGGCAAAAAAAATCTTGCAAACGATTAGCGGCTATGATATAGTAAGCGCCGCTGGCAATATTGTAGTCCAGTGTTTCAGGAAAGACGAGCTTCCGCGAGGCGAAGGCAGAATAACTTGTTGGAAACAAGCCAGATACGGAGATACCATACTGGCTTTTTACAATATAAAACATGTGTCAGAAAGCGATATATCCAGGGACATTTGA
- the coaD gene encoding pantetheine-phosphate adenylyltransferase → MDLIKRAVGIFGEVIVAVGNNPHKKPIFSAEERLKMLKEATKDMDGVTVERFSGLIVDYARKKHSRVIIRGLRMVSDFEYEFQMALTNRKLSQDAETIFLMPSESYSYLSSNLLKETAALDADLSSFVPAFVEKALKKRLRAK, encoded by the coding sequence ATGGATCTGATAAAAAGGGCCGTGGGCATTTTTGGGGAGGTCATAGTTGCCGTTGGCAATAATCCGCATAAAAAGCCCATATTCAGCGCTGAAGAGCGCTTAAAGATGCTCAAGGAAGCGACTAAGGATATGGACGGCGTTACGGTGGAAAGATTCTCCGGGCTTATCGTGGATTACGCCAGAAAGAAACACTCCCGCGTCATAATACGCGGTTTAAGAATGGTCTCGGACTTTGAATACGAATTTCAAATGGCGTTGACCAACAGAAAGCTTTCACAGGATGCCGAGACGATATTCCTTATGCCGTCGGAATCATACAGCTATCTTTCCTCAAACCTGCTGAAGGAGACCGCGGCATTGGACGCGGACCTTTCAAGTTTCGTCCCCGCGTTTGTGGAGAAGGCGCTCAAAAAGAGATTAAGAGCCAAATAA
- the rpmF gene encoding 50S ribosomal protein L32, with protein sequence MPLPKRRHSVQRGRKRRTHWKLKAASTSVCPQCKQPKLPHKVCGTCGHYGGREAVAIKTKAEKKEKK encoded by the coding sequence ATGCCATTACCAAAGAGAAGACATTCCGTTCAGAGAGGCAGAAAGCGAAGGACGCATTGGAAGCTTAAGGCCGCGTCAACAAGCGTGTGCCCCCAGTGCAAGCAGCCAAAACTGCCGCACAAGGTCTGCGGCACCTGCGGTCATTACGGCGGCAGAGAGGCCGTGGCGATAAAGACAAAAGCGGAAAAGAAAGAGAAAAAATGA
- the plsX gene encoding phosphate acyltransferase PlsX, with protein sequence MKIVLDAMGGDYAPSAVVKGAVDAVKAYPVSIILVGQSELVGKELKKYKPVPAGISIRDAREVVDMDEPAAASIRRKRDSSISVGIDLVKRGEADAFFSAGNTGAVVCAATLGLGMLEGIERPGIAIIMPSLKGRSLIMDVGANIDTKPVHILQYGIMGSAYVKNVLGKDNPRVGLLNIGEESTKGTDLMKESHKLLSESRLNFAGNVEAKQLFKGDCDVIVCDGFVGNVALKVSEAAAEAVSIFLKRNLLRNFIGKLGAFMLKGNLGKFRKEMDYAEYGGAPLLGVNGLVIIGHGRSSARAIKNAVRATIAELERKVNDKIIEGIREAKTIQ encoded by the coding sequence ATGAAGATAGTGCTGGACGCGATGGGCGGGGATTACGCGCCGTCCGCGGTAGTGAAAGGGGCGGTGGATGCCGTCAAGGCCTATCCTGTTTCAATTATACTGGTAGGCCAGTCCGAACTGGTCGGCAAGGAACTCAAGAAATATAAACCGGTGCCGGCGGGTATTTCCATACGCGACGCCCGCGAGGTTGTGGATATGGATGAGCCGGCAGCGGCAAGCATCAGAAGGAAGAGGGATTCGTCCATAAGCGTAGGCATAGACCTTGTTAAGCGCGGCGAGGCAGACGCGTTTTTCAGCGCCGGCAATACAGGGGCGGTGGTATGCGCCGCGACATTGGGGCTGGGCATGCTTGAAGGCATTGAGCGGCCGGGCATCGCCATTATCATGCCTTCGCTCAAAGGCCGTTCCTTGATCATGGACGTCGGCGCCAATATAGATACTAAGCCGGTCCATATACTGCAGTACGGCATAATGGGCAGCGCTTACGTAAAGAATGTTTTAGGCAAGGATAACCCCCGCGTGGGGTTATTGAATATAGGGGAAGAGTCCACCAAGGGCACGGACCTGATGAAGGAGTCGCACAAGCTTCTTTCTGAAAGCCGGCTGAATTTCGCGGGAAATGTGGAGGCAAAACAGCTTTTTAAAGGCGATTGCGACGTGATCGTCTGCGACGGGTTCGTCGGCAACGTCGCCCTTAAGGTCTCTGAGGCGGCTGCCGAAGCAGTCAGCATTTTCCTGAAGCGCAACCTCCTGCGTAATTTTATCGGTAAACTCGGCGCCTTTATGTTAAAGGGCAACCTGGGGAAATTCAGGAAAGAGATGGATTACGCGGAGTATGGCGGAGCGCCTCTTTTAGGCGTAAACGGATTGGTGATCATAGGCCACGGCCGCTCTTCCGCGCGGGCGATAAAGAACGCGGTCAGGGCGACCATCGCGGAGCTGGAGCGCAAGGTCAACGATAAAATAATCGAAGGTATCCGCGAGGCAAAGACAATACAATGA
- a CDS encoding ketoacyl-ACP synthase III has protein sequence MRKVKVAGVGEYLPGRVLTNAGLEKMVDTSDEWITTRTGIKTRRIVRKGETSGTMAVQAAKKALKYAKLKPEKIELIIVATVTPDMQFPATACFVQSGIGAKNAVCFDISAACAGFVYALVLAQQFISRGAYNNALIIGSETLSSITDWTDRNTCVLFGDGAGAVVLKSSARAGILSTYLGADGTMTDLLMVPAGGSKAPASRETVDKRLHFIKMRGNELFKMAVNIMVGAAREALDRAGLTIKDVDCFIPHQANLRIILAVAKRLKLPESTIYLNIQRYGNMSSASAAVALCEAVKEGFIKKNDIVLLDTFGAGLVWGACVIRW, from the coding sequence ATGAGAAAGGTCAAGGTAGCGGGCGTAGGCGAGTATCTCCCCGGCAGGGTATTGACCAATGCCGGGCTTGAGAAGATGGTTGATACTTCCGACGAGTGGATAACCACGCGCACGGGCATTAAGACCAGAAGGATCGTCCGTAAGGGCGAGACCTCCGGCACGATGGCGGTCCAGGCCGCTAAGAAGGCGTTGAAGTATGCCAAGTTAAAGCCGGAAAAGATCGAATTGATAATCGTCGCCACGGTCACGCCTGATATGCAGTTTCCCGCTACCGCCTGTTTTGTGCAAAGCGGCATAGGGGCAAAGAACGCGGTCTGTTTTGATATTTCAGCCGCCTGCGCGGGATTTGTGTACGCGCTGGTGCTGGCGCAGCAGTTTATCTCACGCGGCGCCTATAATAACGCTTTAATCATCGGTTCAGAGACCCTTTCTTCTATCACGGACTGGACCGACAGGAATACCTGCGTGCTTTTCGGGGATGGGGCAGGCGCGGTCGTATTGAAGAGCTCTGCTCGGGCGGGTATTTTATCCACATATCTGGGGGCTGACGGCACGATGACAGACCTGCTTATGGTGCCTGCCGGCGGCAGCAAGGCCCCCGCCTCCCGCGAAACCGTGGACAAGCGGCTTCATTTCATAAAAATGCGCGGTAATGAACTATTTAAAATGGCGGTGAACATAATGGTAGGCGCGGCAAGGGAGGCGTTGGACCGCGCCGGCCTGACGATCAAAGACGTGGATTGTTTCATCCCGCATCAGGCAAATTTAAGGATCATCCTTGCCGTGGCAAAGCGGCTGAAACTGCCGGAGTCAACAATATACCTTAATATACAACGTTACGGCAATATGTCCTCCGCTTCAGCGGCAGTCGCCCTTTGTGAGGCGGTCAAGGAAGGTTTTATAAAGAAGAACGACATAGTGCTGTTGGATACTTTCGGCGCGGGCCTGGTCTGGGGCGCCTGTGTTATCAGATGGTAG
- the fabD gene encoding ACP S-malonyltransferase has product MAAHIFPGQGAQYVGMGKDLYENSAAAKGIFDRADKSLGFSISALCFNGPEDKLKRTDICQLAIFTTSIAALEAFTAVEEGRGAARQLPGFVAGLSLGEYTALAAAGVLCFEDALSLVQARGRLMDKAAEAHPGKMAAIIGLDKDRVEDICGKTGIEIANLNCPGQVVVSGRARQMEEAKAELEKAGASKVVFLEVSGAFHSSLMKEASVDLARHMDKCKFSEPKTRFISNVTAKPAAGAEEIRQNLVKQMYSPVLWEESVRFMAKEGVSRFYEIGPNRVLKGILRKIDPSLEVVNIGKYMEAGNAA; this is encoded by the coding sequence ATGGCCGCGCACATCTTTCCGGGACAGGGCGCCCAGTATGTAGGCATGGGCAAGGACCTGTATGAGAACAGCGCCGCGGCAAAGGGCATTTTTGACAGGGCGGATAAATCCCTGGGGTTTTCTATAAGCGCTTTGTGCTTTAACGGCCCAGAGGATAAGTTAAAACGCACTGATATTTGCCAGTTGGCGATATTTACTACAAGCATAGCGGCCTTAGAGGCGTTTACGGCCGTAGAAGAAGGCAGGGGAGCGGCAAGGCAGCTCCCCGGTTTTGTCGCCGGCTTAAGTTTGGGCGAGTATACAGCGTTGGCAGCTGCCGGCGTGCTTTGTTTTGAAGATGCCCTGTCTTTGGTGCAGGCCAGAGGCCGGCTTATGGATAAGGCGGCAGAGGCACATCCCGGCAAGATGGCGGCAATAATCGGGCTGGACAAGGATAGAGTGGAGGATATCTGCGGGAAAACAGGGATCGAGATAGCAAATCTTAATTGCCCGGGGCAGGTAGTCGTATCAGGCAGGGCCAGGCAGATGGAAGAGGCAAAGGCAGAACTGGAGAAGGCAGGGGCCTCAAAAGTGGTATTCCTTGAAGTAAGCGGCGCCTTTCACTCAAGCTTGATGAAAGAAGCGTCGGTTGATCTGGCCCGCCATATGGATAAATGTAAATTCAGCGAGCCGAAAACGCGCTTTATCAGCAACGTAACCGCTAAACCCGCTGCCGGCGCGGAAGAGATCAGGCAGAATCTTGTGAAACAGATGTATTCGCCGGTGCTCTGGGAGGAGTCGGTGAGGTTTATGGCAAAAGAGGGCGTATCCAGGTTTTATGAAATAGGCCCTAACCGCGTGCTTAAAGGCATATTGCGCAAGATAGACCCGTCTTTGGAAGTGGTCAATATAGGTAAGTATATGGAGGCCGGCAATGCTGCTTAA
- the fabG gene encoding 3-oxoacyl-[acyl-carrier-protein] reductase, with translation MLLKDKVALITGAGRGIGKEIALTFAREGASVAICDVDLALAEGTAKELQALGAGSIGLKADVTDFKQVDGLVNKILDKFQRIDILVNNAGITKDALLLRMSPEDWDAVINVNLKGAFNCIKAVTRVMLKQRYGRIVNVASIIGIIGNAGQANYSASKAGIIALTKTAAREFASRDINVNAVAPGFIQTDMTAKLSEELRQRMLDEIPLGRFGTPADVANAILFLSSQDAGFITGQTIVVDGGMVMQ, from the coding sequence ATGCTGCTTAAGGATAAAGTCGCTTTGATAACCGGGGCAGGCAGGGGCATAGGAAAGGAGATAGCGCTTACCTTTGCCAGGGAGGGCGCCTCAGTCGCCATATGCGACGTTGACCTGGCTCTGGCTGAAGGCACGGCCAAAGAACTGCAGGCGCTGGGGGCCGGCTCAATAGGGCTCAAAGCGGATGTGACTGATTTTAAACAGGTTGATGGCCTGGTAAACAAAATTCTTGACAAATTTCAAAGAATTGATATATTAGTTAACAACGCAGGTATAACCAAAGACGCTCTTTTGTTAAGAATGTCGCCCGAGGATTGGGACGCGGTCATCAACGTCAATCTGAAAGGCGCGTTCAACTGTATCAAGGCCGTAACCCGCGTTATGCTTAAGCAGAGATACGGCAGGATAGTGAACGTAGCTTCTATCATAGGCATAATAGGCAACGCGGGCCAGGCGAATTATTCGGCTTCAAAGGCGGGGATAATCGCCCTTACGAAAACAGCGGCAAGGGAATTCGCTTCCCGCGACATAAACGTTAACGCTGTGGCGCCCGGGTTTATCCAGACCGATATGACCGCCAAGCTCTCTGAGGAACTGCGGCAGAGGATGCTGGATGAGATACCGCTGGGCAGGTTTGGTACGCCGGCTGATGTTGCCAACGCGATCTTATTTTTGTCTTCGCAGGACGCCGGTTTCATTACAGGGCAGACAATAGTCGTTGACGGCGGGATGGTTATGCAATAA
- the acpP gene encoding acyl carrier protein has protein sequence MAVAEKVKAIIAEQLGVKAEEVTPTASFIDDLGADSLDTVELVMALEEEFGIEIPDEDAEKMTTVADAIKYIEDKVAKK, from the coding sequence ATGGCCGTAGCAGAAAAGGTGAAAGCAATCATAGCAGAGCAGTTGGGTGTAAAAGCCGAAGAGGTGACCCCCACGGCGTCATTTATTGATGACCTCGGAGCGGATTCGCTTGATACGGTTGAGCTGGTTATGGCTTTGGAAGAGGAGTTCGGGATCGAGATCCCGGATGAGGACGCCGAAAAGATGACCACGGTGGCAGACGCTATTAAATATATTGAAGACAAGGTAGCAAAGAAATAA
- the fabF gene encoding beta-ketoacyl-ACP synthase II: MAKRRVVVTGLGAITPVGNNVQDFWASLKEGRSGVDVIKTFDASAYESRIAGEVKDFEPHAFGFTGKDLKRMDKFVLFAIVAAREAVKDSGMDLEKEDRTRIGVLIGSGIGSLRTVERESEILARKGPSRLSPFVIPMLIVNEASGHVSIIFGFKGPNTCVATACATGSHAIGDACRIIQYGDADVMVAGGTESATTPLGVGGFCALRALSKRNDEPQKASRPFDRERDGFVMAEGAGVVVLEEFEHARKRGARIYAELVGYGMSADAYHITAPDPQGDGAVRAMLAALKDAGMSKDKIGYINAHGTSTGLNDKIETLAVKRFLGEGLAKKVPMSSIKSMTGHLLGAAGGVEFVASCLTIRDGVLPPTINYEFPDPDCDLDYVPNTARQLNVDAVMSNSLGFGGHNATLIVKKI; the protein is encoded by the coding sequence ATGGCAAAGAGAAGAGTCGTAGTCACGGGTTTAGGCGCGATAACGCCGGTAGGCAACAACGTCCAGGACTTCTGGGCCTCCCTTAAGGAAGGCAGGAGCGGCGTTGACGTCATAAAGACATTTGACGCCTCGGCGTATGAGTCCCGGATCGCCGGCGAGGTAAAGGATTTTGAGCCCCACGCCTTCGGCTTTACCGGCAAGGACTTGAAGCGGATGGATAAATTCGTGCTTTTTGCCATCGTCGCGGCGCGTGAGGCGGTAAAGGATTCCGGCATGGATCTGGAGAAGGAAGACAGGACGAGAATAGGGGTCCTGATCGGCTCGGGCATAGGCAGTTTAAGGACGGTAGAGAGGGAATCGGAGATATTGGCCAGGAAAGGCCCTTCACGGCTTTCGCCGTTTGTCATACCCATGCTGATAGTGAATGAGGCCTCAGGCCATGTGTCCATAATCTTTGGTTTCAAAGGCCCCAACACCTGCGTGGCTACTGCCTGCGCTACCGGCTCGCACGCCATAGGGGACGCCTGCAGGATAATCCAGTATGGGGATGCCGATGTTATGGTGGCAGGCGGCACCGAGAGCGCGACCACGCCTTTGGGCGTAGGCGGATTCTGCGCTTTAAGGGCGCTTTCCAAGAGAAACGATGAGCCGCAAAAGGCGTCCAGGCCTTTTGACAGGGAGCGGGACGGTTTTGTAATGGCGGAAGGCGCGGGAGTGGTAGTGCTGGAGGAGTTTGAGCACGCCAGGAAGCGCGGGGCGCGTATTTACGCTGAATTGGTCGGTTACGGCATGTCCGCTGATGCCTATCATATTACAGCTCCCGACCCCCAAGGCGACGGCGCGGTGAGGGCGATGCTTGCCGCGTTAAAGGACGCCGGGATGTCAAAAGATAAGATCGGCTATATAAACGCGCACGGCACATCCACCGGCCTGAACGACAAGATCGAGACCCTGGCGGTAAAGAGATTTTTAGGCGAAGGCCTGGCAAAAAAGGTGCCTATGAGCTCCATTAAATCAATGACAGGCCACCTGCTCGGCGCTGCCGGCGGAGTGGAATTTGTGGCAAGCTGCCTGACAATAAGAGACGGAGTCCTTCCCCCCACTATAAATTACGAGTTCCCCGATCCTGACTGCGACCTGGATTATGTCCCTAACACCGCCCGTCAACTTAATGTTGACGCGGTGATGTCTAACTCCCTGGGATTTGGCGGCCATAACGCCACGCTTATTGTAAAGAAGATTTAG
- the leuC gene encoding 3-isopropylmalate dehydratase large subunit, translating to MPYTISEKILLAHTDNDDIRPGDFIDARIDLCLGNDITAPLAIEEFRKHGFKKVFNKNKIALVPDHFAPAKDYKSANQCRMLRDFAKEQGIKHYFEVGCMGIEHALLPEQKLVLPGDLVIGADSHTCTYGALGAYSTGIGSTDLARAFVDGKCWFKVPQSMKLVYSGKRNKWVSGKDFILYTIGKIGVDGALYKAMEFTGEAISALPMDDRFTMSNMAIEAGGRAGLIEPDKETLKYARPAPRKFKIYKSDKDARYESTVEIDASKIEPQVSFPPLPSNAKPVSQAKNVTLDQVVIGSCTNGRISDLRIAARILKGRKVKQGTRLLVFPATQKVYLDCVKEGLAEIFVKAGGIFSTPTCGPCLGGHMGILAEGERCLSTTNRNFIGRMGHPKSEVYLASPAVAAASAIKGRIAHPDEVA from the coding sequence ATGCCTTACACAATTTCAGAAAAAATATTATTGGCGCATACGGATAACGACGATATCCGGCCGGGCGACTTTATAGACGCCAGGATAGACCTCTGCCTCGGCAACGATATCACGGCGCCGCTTGCCATAGAAGAATTCAGGAAGCACGGTTTTAAGAAGGTATTCAATAAGAATAAGATAGCGCTTGTCCCGGACCATTTTGCCCCTGCCAAGGACTACAAGAGCGCCAATCAGTGCAGGATGCTCAGGGATTTTGCCAAAGAGCAGGGCATAAAGCATTATTTTGAAGTAGGGTGCATGGGCATAGAGCACGCGCTCCTGCCCGAGCAGAAACTGGTCCTGCCCGGCGATCTGGTCATCGGCGCTGATTCGCACACCTGCACCTACGGCGCGTTAGGGGCGTATTCTACAGGTATCGGCTCAACCGACCTGGCGCGCGCGTTTGTTGACGGAAAATGCTGGTTTAAAGTGCCGCAGTCAATGAAGTTGGTGTATAGCGGCAAGAGGAACAAATGGGTTTCAGGCAAGGACTTTATTCTATATACTATAGGTAAGATAGGGGTGGACGGCGCGTTATATAAAGCGATGGAGTTTACGGGAGAGGCGATATCGGCGCTGCCTATGGACGACAGGTTCACCATGTCTAATATGGCCATAGAGGCAGGCGGCAGGGCCGGGCTTATTGAGCCGGATAAGGAGACGTTAAAGTACGCGCGGCCGGCTCCGAGAAAATTCAAAATATATAAATCAGATAAAGACGCCCGCTATGAGAGCACGGTGGAGATAGACGCGTCCAAAATTGAGCCGCAGGTATCTTTTCCGCCGCTTCCTTCAAACGCTAAGCCGGTAAGCCAGGCAAAGAATGTAACGCTTGACCAGGTCGTGATCGGTTCCTGCACCAACGGCAGGATCTCCGACTTGAGGATCGCCGCGCGTATACTTAAAGGCAGGAAGGTAAAGCAGGGAACGCGCCTGCTTGTGTTTCCGGCAACGCAAAAAGTATACCTGGACTGCGTCAAGGAAGGGCTGGCCGAGATATTTGTCAAGGCAGGAGGCATATTCTCTACGCCGACCTGCGGGCCCTGCCTCGGCGGGCATATGGGGATTTTAGCCGAAGGGGAGAGGTGCCTGTCCACCACAAACAGAAATTTCATAGGCAGGATGGGGCATCCTAAATCAGAGGTTTATCTGGCGTCTCCGGCGGTGGCAGCTGCTTCGGCGATAAAGGGGCGGATCGCGCATCCTGATGAGGTAGCGTAA
- a CDS encoding 3-isopropylmalate dehydratase small subunit yields the protein MVLKGRVHKFGDDVNTDDIIAAKYLNVFDEKELASHCMETISPDFVKNARQGDIIVAGRNFGCGSSREHAPLAIKGCGISAVIAESFAAIFFRNAINIGLPFLECEAAKEIDDRDEIELDLSGGVIRNLTKNKQYTTQAFPEFLQEIVKAGGLMKWLRKRNTI from the coding sequence ATGGTACTAAAAGGCAGAGTACACAAATTCGGGGACGACGTAAATACAGACGATATAATAGCGGCTAAGTACCTTAATGTGTTTGACGAGAAGGAACTGGCGTCGCATTGTATGGAAACGATCAGCCCTGATTTTGTAAAGAACGCGCGGCAGGGAGACATCATTGTCGCCGGCAGGAACTTCGGCTGCGGCTCATCGCGTGAGCACGCGCCTTTGGCGATAAAGGGCTGCGGCATATCGGCGGTCATCGCCGAGAGTTTCGCCGCGATATTTTTCAGGAACGCCATTAATATAGGGCTTCCTTTTCTTGAATGCGAAGCGGCTAAAGAGATAGATGACCGCGACGAGATCGAGCTGGATCTGTCCGGCGGCGTTATCAGGAATTTGACTAAAAATAAACAATATACGACTCAGGCGTTTCCGGAGTTTCTTCAGGAGATTGTAAAGGCGGGAGGATTAATGAAATGGCTGCGCAAAAGAAATACAATATAG